The segment TTCAACTGGCATACTCTGACCGGTCTCATCATAGAAAACGCATCCGTAGAAGGCGTTCGATGCGACTTCCACGAATTGGGCGTTGAACACGATGTAATTGAGGCTGTCGCATGCGAAGGCGTATTGTCCAATACTAACATTCTCAGATCCCGAGAACTTGAGGCATTCGAGCGTGCTTCCGCTGAAAGCGTCGGCTCCAATTGTGGTGACAGAAGCGGGGAACTTCACGTAGCGGAAGTAGGTTTTTTCTGCGGGTTCTTGATACTGCTCTTTGAGCGAGGCACCAGCGTTCTGGAACGCTCCTTCGGCAATCGTAGTCACGGTGTCGGGTATATAAAGCATCCTCTTGGAGCAGGGGAACTGTATCAAGGTTGTGAAATCCTTGTTGTAAAGGACCCCGTCATCAGAAGCGAAAACCTCATTTTTATCGGCAACGGAAATACTCTTAAAAGAGTCAGCCGCGAACGCGCGAGGACCTATTACGGCCACATTAGCTCCGATTTCGACAAAATCGACGATCGTGCAACCAAGGAAAGCTTCAGCATCGACGGCGGTAGGCGTGCAGGTCATGTCATAATCATCATAATAGAAGGTGTCAGGGATGACTATAGATTCGACCGCGGGGTTGTATCCAATTGCAGTCACAATTCCGCTCAGGTCCTGGATCTTATATACAACTCCATTGTATTCTATGGTTCTGCTGTTCTGCGTGAACGTGGCTGTGAGGTCCATATTCGTGAGGACCTGAGTCTCTTCTCCAAGGTTCCAGTTATCGAACAAGAAGAAGAAGTCATCGGTCATCTCTGCTGGAGTGGTGACAGCGCGGTAGGATTCCCCCGACTCATAGTCGTCCACGCAAAGGTCATTCTTATCGGTGTAGATTGAGCTCCCCCAGCTGACTTCGATTGCGGAATCTTCAATAGGAACGTCGTTGTCGGACTCATACCATATGACAGTTCCGTATCCAGCGTCGTTAGGTGCTACTGAAACAGTGTACTTCATGGTTGTCTGAATGACGTCACCCTTGATGGTGAGGTCTTCTGTGACAAAGATTCCCTCTTCAGGCAATTTGACATATTCTCCTCCGGCATCCATGTAGAACCATCCGGAGAACTCGTATTGGTATTGGCCAGCAGGGTCTGGATCATGCTGAGGGTTGCTTATCTTGAAGCCACCAACCTTAAGCTTACCGTTTTCTTCTATGACGAGTGCGTTCTCGGGCACATCACAATACGATGGACTCGAATTTGAGAGGACCGTGACCGTGTAAGAATTGGCCGCGTCAACATCGGAACTCGATGACGACATGACAGCCGCGGCCGCGACAATCATTAGGAAAGCCGCAGCGAAGGCTACGATCGCCTTTTTTTCGTTGTAGATTGTATTTGCATGCATACGAATCCAAATCGACCTATACGTTTCATCAAATAAAAACATGTCCAATCAAAAAAATAAAATGGGGCTGGATGACAATCAAAACTGTATTTCAATTGAATATATGACAAACATCCAAAATCTCTGCCGCACGATGGGATGCAGCCAAATATGCGGATTGCATAGGCTGCGTCACAGGAATGTACCGTCCAATAGCCAACTCTTCGGCCCCTGAATAGGAAAGTGTCCAGCACATCTTTGGTCCGAGGGGCATCTGGCCTTATCCTTTACTACCATCCCGCAAAACTGATGGAAAGCCGTTGAAAGGAGGGATGAGTGACCCCTTGCAGATGCTCATACGGTTTTTACCTCGCTGAACTGGCCAAAGTATTCAGTTAGCATCTGAGGGTTCCTATCCATCGCGTCGGTTACGTCGAGG is part of the Candidatus Methanomethylophilaceae archaeon genome and harbors:
- a CDS encoding leucine-rich repeat protein, giving the protein MHANTIYNEKKAIVAFAAAFLMIVAAAAVMSSSSSDVDAANSYTVTVLSNSSPSYCDVPENALVIEENGKLKVGGFKISNPQHDPDPAGQYQYEFSGWFYMDAGGEYVKLPEEGIFVTEDLTIKGDVIQTTMKYTVSVAPNDAGYGTVIWYESDNDVPIEDSAIEVSWGSSIYTDKNDLCVDDYESGESYRAVTTPAEMTDDFFFLFDNWNLGEETQVLTNMDLTATFTQNSRTIEYNGVVYKIQDLSGIVTAIGYNPAVESIVIPDTFYYDDYDMTCTPTAVDAEAFLGCTIVDFVEIGANVAVIGPRAFAADSFKSISVADKNEVFASDDGVLYNKDFTTLIQFPCSKRMLYIPDTVTTIAEGAFQNAGASLKEQYQEPAEKTYFRYVKFPASVTTIGADAFSGSTLECLKFSGSENVSIGQYAFACDSLNYIVFNAQFVEVASNAFYGCVFYDETGQSMPVEAAINGYKFTSEAGSAELNIYVPPLKGTFANSGVKYRITSNDVESKTVAAACFAKDEVADLVIPESITYLGFEWAVTSIASQAFAGTGITSVTTSANIGSNAFKGCKSLTTVTLNGGTTIGSYAFFGCKALETVDLGDVTSIGTSAFSGCSSLSTIDLSGVVSIGKHAFYCCSELTSADLSSAETIGYGAFSGTNLAQVTFGLNLSDVDSKAFFGYTFKDENGKVAVNADNLKGRIFAGEDKKLIEQ